One part of the Thermococcus radiotolerans genome encodes these proteins:
- a CDS encoding 30S ribosomal protein S4e has product MARKGAKRHLKRLAAPNQWYISRKTYKWAVRPRPGPHSMRTSIPLLYIVRDYLGYAKTAREARKILNEGKVLVDGRVRKDYKFPVGIMDVVSIPETGEHYRVLPNRIGKLILHPISEKEANIKPLRISNKRMVKGAKVQLNLHDGSNHLVTMDEKDKYRTAYTVLMKVPDREVIEVIPFEVGAYVFVTQGKNVARKGKVVEVRGFPMGWPDVVTIEDENGELFDTLKEYAFVVGKEKPEISLP; this is encoded by the coding sequence ATGGCGAGGAAAGGAGCCAAGAGGCACCTTAAGAGGCTTGCCGCTCCGAATCAGTGGTACATCTCAAGGAAGACCTACAAGTGGGCGGTCAGGCCGAGACCGGGTCCGCACAGCATGAGGACCTCGATCCCGCTGCTCTACATAGTCAGGGACTACCTCGGCTACGCCAAGACCGCTCGTGAGGCGAGGAAGATACTCAACGAGGGCAAGGTCCTCGTTGACGGCCGCGTTAGGAAGGACTACAAGTTCCCGGTCGGAATCATGGACGTCGTTTCCATCCCCGAGACCGGCGAGCACTACAGGGTTCTTCCGAACAGGATTGGCAAGCTCATACTCCACCCGATAAGCGAGAAGGAAGCCAACATCAAGCCGCTCAGGATAAGCAACAAGCGCATGGTCAAGGGAGCGAAGGTTCAGCTCAACCTCCACGACGGAAGCAACCACCTTGTCACCATGGACGAGAAGGACAAGTACAGGACGGCCTACACGGTCCTCATGAAGGTTCCCGACAGGGAGGTCATCGAGGTCATCCCGTTCGAGGTAGGCGCTTACGTCTTCGTTACCCAGGGTAAGAACGTTGCGAGGAAGGGTAAGGTCGTCGAGGTCAGGGGATTCCCGATGGGATGGCCGGACGTCGTCACCATCGAGGACGAGAACGGCGAGCTCTTCGACACCCTGAAGGAGTACGCCTTCGTCGTTGGTAAGGAGAAGCCGGAGATTTCCCTTCCGTGA
- a CDS encoding putative RNA uridine N3 methyltransferase, whose amino-acid sequence MAWHVFIPDSLLEETDDPKIRTYKVGQIARACAIFGVEHVWIYRAGGRDGRFIKTILEYAETPQYLRKRLFPLMPELKYVGVIPPLRTPHHKLKGKPKVGEIREGFAFRKGRRTYADIGLDDLAMVEGDIEGRATFRIVSVRPLRVIPAKPEEYWGYRVHLTGKSLAKTLKKARLDLAIATSRKGRDIREVKLPPLEGEVGFVFGSPRKGVMELLGEEEYDFDLILNTVPNQRTKTVRTEEAVLATLAVFNLIRRD is encoded by the coding sequence ATGGCCTGGCACGTCTTCATTCCGGATTCGCTCCTCGAAGAGACCGACGACCCCAAAATCAGAACGTACAAGGTTGGCCAGATAGCCAGGGCCTGCGCAATCTTCGGCGTTGAACACGTGTGGATCTACAGGGCCGGCGGCAGGGACGGAAGGTTCATCAAGACCATCCTGGAGTACGCGGAAACGCCCCAGTACCTCAGAAAGAGGCTGTTCCCCCTCATGCCGGAACTCAAGTACGTCGGCGTCATCCCGCCGCTGAGAACCCCTCACCACAAGCTCAAGGGGAAACCAAAGGTGGGGGAGATCCGTGAGGGCTTCGCCTTCCGGAAAGGGAGGAGAACCTACGCGGACATAGGCCTCGACGATCTTGCGATGGTGGAGGGGGACATTGAGGGGCGTGCAACGTTCAGAATAGTCTCGGTAAGGCCGCTCAGAGTGATACCAGCGAAGCCAGAGGAATACTGGGGGTACAGGGTGCATCTAACAGGGAAGTCACTGGCAAAAACACTTAAAAAGGCCAGGCTGGATTTGGCGATTGCCACCTCCAGGAAGGGGCGTGACATTCGAGAGGTGAAGCTTCCCCCGCTCGAGGGGGAGGTCGGATTCGTGTTTGGCTCACCGAGGAAAGGTGTGATGGAGCTCCTCGGCGAGGAGGAATATGACTTTGATCTAATCCTCAACACCGTTCCGAATCAGCGGACGAAAACCGTCCGCACCGAGGAGGCCGTGTTGGCCACACTCGCGGTGTTTAATCTCATAAGGAGGGATTGA
- the rplV gene encoding 50S ribosomal protein L22, with translation MSRGRFSYSFQNFDPDRMARASGRDLRISPKHSIELLREIKGMMLNDALRYLDDVIALKRPVPMRRFNDSQGHKPGKGFGPGRYPVKVAKAVKKVLLNAKNNAEQKGLDPDRLKIIHAAAQRGPVLRGYIPRAFGRATPFNEQTTHIEIVVEEVRR, from the coding sequence ATGAGCAGGGGCAGGTTTTCCTACTCATTCCAAAATTTTGACCCGGACAGGATGGCTCGCGCCAGCGGAAGGGACCTCAGAATTTCCCCCAAGCACAGCATCGAGCTCCTCAGGGAGATAAAGGGCATGATGCTCAACGACGCGCTTCGCTACCTCGACGACGTTATAGCACTCAAGAGGCCGGTTCCGATGAGGCGCTTCAACGACAGCCAGGGTCACAAGCCTGGCAAGGGCTTCGGCCCCGGAAGGTACCCGGTCAAGGTCGCCAAGGCCGTCAAGAAAGTCCTCCTCAACGCCAAGAACAACGCCGAGCAGAAGGGCCTCGACCCGGACAGGCTCAAGATAATCCACGCGGCTGCCCAGCGCGGACCAGTACTTCGCGGATACATACCGAGGGCCTTCGGAAGGGCCACACCGTTCAACGAGCAGACCACCCACATCGAGATAGTCGTTGAGGAAGTTAGGAGGTGA
- a CDS encoding AAA family ATPase: MLFSPYPKTKREELFDRERELKELEEAVKRRERLILLLGLRRLGKSSLLNVALNELTYPSIKVDVRKTYSEFSSVNRYVIGKMLLSGMSGRKKLVEEAKLFLERVKGVSVSGLKLEITSKDFSITELLEALNEYGEKAGRVIIAFDEAQYLRFGGATRYDGILAYAIDNLENLTFILTGSEVGLLFDFLKFDNPEAPLFGRYHHDVILDRFSPEISAEFLRKGFEEAHFEVSGREIEGAVGELDGIPGWLALYGYTRVTKNLRHEEAINEVLGEAKSLIQTELSKLFAYSPRYRVILKAIALGYSRWKDIKDYLTLKLGYINDSNFSALLENLVKSGYVEKKEGRYIIPDPVLEKVFREL; the protein is encoded by the coding sequence ATGCTGTTTTCACCTTACCCAAAGACTAAGAGGGAAGAACTCTTTGACCGGGAAAGGGAACTCAAAGAGCTTGAGGAGGCCGTGAAGAGGAGAGAAAGGCTAATCCTCCTTCTTGGCCTAAGAAGGCTTGGAAAAAGCTCACTTCTCAACGTCGCACTCAACGAGCTCACCTACCCCTCAATAAAAGTCGACGTGAGAAAAACCTACTCCGAGTTCTCATCCGTCAACAGGTACGTAATCGGGAAGATGCTCCTTTCAGGGATGAGCGGAAGAAAAAAACTAGTTGAGGAGGCAAAACTTTTCCTTGAGAGGGTCAAGGGAGTAAGCGTTTCCGGGCTCAAGCTGGAGATAACCTCAAAAGACTTCTCAATAACCGAACTCTTAGAAGCGCTCAACGAATACGGAGAAAAAGCCGGGAGGGTCATCATAGCCTTCGATGAAGCCCAATACCTTCGCTTTGGAGGGGCAACGAGGTATGACGGGATTCTCGCATACGCCATCGACAACCTCGAAAACCTAACCTTTATCCTCACTGGCTCCGAAGTTGGCCTTCTCTTCGACTTCCTTAAGTTTGATAACCCGGAAGCGCCACTCTTTGGCAGATACCACCACGATGTAATCTTAGATAGATTCAGCCCAGAGATAAGTGCTGAGTTTTTGAGAAAGGGATTTGAGGAAGCCCATTTCGAAGTGAGCGGACGGGAGATCGAAGGTGCTGTGGGAGAACTCGACGGGATTCCCGGTTGGTTGGCTCTCTACGGATATACACGGGTCACAAAAAACCTTAGACACGAAGAGGCCATAAACGAAGTTCTGGGAGAGGCCAAGAGTTTAATCCAAACTGAGCTGTCGAAGCTCTTCGCCTACAGCCCAAGGTACAGGGTTATTCTCAAGGCGATAGCCCTTGGGTATTCACGGTGGAAGGACATCAAGGACTATTTAACGCTCAAGCTCGGCTACATCAATGATTCGAATTTCTCAGCACTCCTTGAAAACCTCGTGAAGTCGGGCTACGTGGAGAAGAAAGAGGGAAGGTACATCATCCCTGATCCTGTACTTGAGAAAGTGTTCCGAGAGCTCTAA
- a CDS encoding 50S ribosomal protein L3, translated as MGKIHRPRRGSLAYSPRKRAKSIVPRIRKWPQDSEVRMLGFAGYKAGMTHILMIDDRPGLTKGKEIFMPVTIVEVPPLFVYGIRAYRQGYLGLETATEVWFHELNDYVKRRIKTLPKEYGEDAFKAKLGQLEDLVNDGEIVDVRLLVHTQPWLIKLKKKPEVMEYAIGGDDVKAKFEYAKEKIGKELRASEVLHEGELLDIIAVTKGKGTQGPVKRWGIKIQFHKAQRAGKARHVGNLGPWHPTRVMWTVPQAGQMGFHHRTEFNKRLIAIGENGKLKLDEKNEVEVTPKGGFPHYGVIRSDFLMIQGTVPGAFKRIIRVRPAIRPPKKKPPVERPQITYVSRESKQ; from the coding sequence ATGGGAAAAATACACAGGCCAAGGAGAGGTTCACTGGCTTACTCCCCTAGAAAGAGGGCCAAGAGCATAGTCCCGAGAATCAGGAAGTGGCCACAGGACAGCGAAGTCAGGATGCTCGGTTTCGCCGGCTATAAGGCTGGCATGACCCACATCCTCATGATAGACGACAGGCCAGGGCTCACCAAGGGCAAGGAGATCTTCATGCCGGTCACGATAGTCGAGGTCCCGCCGCTCTTCGTCTACGGAATCAGGGCCTACAGGCAGGGCTACCTCGGTCTCGAGACCGCCACAGAGGTCTGGTTCCACGAGCTCAACGACTACGTTAAGAGAAGGATAAAGACCCTGCCAAAGGAGTACGGCGAGGATGCCTTCAAGGCCAAGCTCGGCCAGCTTGAGGACCTCGTCAACGACGGCGAGATAGTTGACGTTCGCCTTCTCGTTCACACCCAGCCGTGGCTCATCAAACTCAAGAAGAAGCCGGAAGTCATGGAGTACGCCATCGGTGGCGACGACGTCAAGGCCAAGTTCGAGTACGCCAAGGAGAAGATAGGCAAAGAACTTAGAGCGAGCGAGGTTCTCCACGAGGGCGAGCTCCTCGACATCATAGCCGTCACCAAGGGTAAGGGAACCCAGGGCCCGGTCAAGCGCTGGGGAATTAAGATACAGTTCCACAAGGCCCAGCGCGCTGGAAAGGCCAGGCACGTCGGTAACCTCGGCCCGTGGCACCCGACCAGGGTCATGTGGACGGTTCCGCAGGCGGGTCAGATGGGCTTCCACCACAGGACCGAGTTCAACAAGAGGCTCATAGCGATAGGCGAGAACGGCAAGCTCAAGCTCGACGAGAAGAACGAGGTAGAGGTCACCCCGAAGGGTGGCTTCCCGCACTACGGAGTCATAAGGAGCGACTTCCTCATGATACAGGGCACCGTTCCGGGAGCCTTCAAGAGGATCATCAGGGTCAGGCCGGCTATTAGGCCGCCGAAGAAGAAGCCGCCGGTTGAGAGGCCGCAGATAACCTACGTCAGTAGGGAATCCAAGCAGTGA
- a CDS encoding 30S ribosomal protein S19 yields the protein MARKKEFKYRGYSFEELLNMSLEDFAKLLPSRQRRSLRRGLSPEQKKLLRKIRLAKKGKYKKPIRTHSRDMVILPEMVGMTIHVYNGKEFVPIEIKEEMIGHYLGEFALTRRIVQHGSPGVGATRSSMFVAIK from the coding sequence ATGGCGAGAAAGAAGGAGTTTAAGTACAGGGGTTACAGCTTCGAGGAACTGCTCAACATGTCACTCGAGGACTTCGCCAAGCTCCTTCCGAGCAGGCAGAGGAGGAGCCTCAGGAGGGGCCTCAGCCCGGAGCAGAAAAAGCTCCTCAGGAAGATAAGGCTTGCCAAGAAGGGCAAGTACAAGAAGCCCATAAGGACCCACAGCAGGGACATGGTCATTCTCCCCGAGATGGTCGGCATGACCATCCATGTCTACAACGGAAAGGAGTTCGTCCCGATAGAGATCAAGGAGGAAATGATAGGCCACTACCTCGGCGAGTTCGCCCTCACGAGGAGAATCGTCCAGCACGGCTCACCTGGTGTCGGTGCGACCAGGTCGTCAATGTTCGTGGCCATCAAGTGA
- a CDS encoding 30S ribosomal protein S14 — protein MAKADYNKRKPRKFGKGARRCMRCGQYGPIIRIHGLMLCRHCFREIAPKLGFKKYE, from the coding sequence ATGGCGAAGGCTGACTACAACAAGAGGAAGCCCAGGAAGTTTGGGAAGGGTGCGAGAAGGTGCATGCGCTGCGGCCAGTACGGCCCGATAATCAGGATACACGGCCTTATGCTCTGCAGACACTGCTTTAGAGAGATAGCCCCCAAGCTGGGCTTTAAGAAGT
- a CDS encoding 50S ribosomal protein L23 has translation MDPYKVIIKPVVTEKAVAMIENENKLTFIVDKRATKQDIKRAVEAMFEVKVEKVNTLITMRGEKKAYVKLKPEYSASEVAARIGLF, from the coding sequence ATGGATCCGTACAAAGTCATCATCAAGCCGGTCGTCACGGAGAAGGCCGTGGCGATGATAGAGAACGAGAACAAGCTCACCTTCATAGTTGACAAGCGCGCCACCAAGCAGGACATCAAGAGGGCCGTGGAAGCGATGTTCGAGGTCAAGGTCGAGAAGGTCAACACCCTCATAACCATGAGGGGAGAGAAGAAGGCCTACGTGAAGCTCAAGCCTGAGTACAGCGCAAGTGAGGTTGCTGCCAGGATAGGATTGTTCTGA
- the rpl4p gene encoding 50S ribosomal protein L4 — protein sequence MKVKVFNLEGEPVEEIELPKVFATPFRPDLIRRAVIASWTHRIQPQGRDPMAGKRRVTENIGKGHGMARVERIKTSPRFAAFVPFARGGRRTHPPKVEKVIWEDINKKERRLAIMSAIAATANYDLVRARGHIVDNIPQVPIVVTDDLEKVFKTAQTREIFKKLGVWDDIERAKKNTKIRAGKGKMRGRRYKKAKGPLIVVAKNEGIVQGARNHPGVDVVTVENLSAELLAPGTHPGRLTIWTKGAIERLREIYG from the coding sequence ATGAAGGTTAAGGTTTTCAATCTCGAAGGCGAGCCTGTGGAGGAGATAGAGCTTCCGAAGGTCTTTGCCACTCCATTCAGGCCCGACCTCATCAGGCGTGCCGTCATCGCTTCATGGACCCACAGGATACAGCCGCAGGGCAGAGACCCAATGGCCGGTAAGAGAAGGGTCACCGAGAACATCGGAAAGGGCCACGGCATGGCGAGGGTTGAGAGGATAAAGACCTCCCCGAGGTTTGCTGCCTTCGTTCCCTTCGCGAGGGGCGGAAGGAGAACCCACCCGCCCAAGGTTGAGAAGGTCATCTGGGAGGACATCAACAAGAAGGAGCGCAGGCTGGCTATAATGAGCGCCATAGCTGCAACCGCCAACTACGACCTCGTCAGGGCCAGGGGCCACATCGTTGACAACATTCCGCAGGTTCCGATAGTCGTCACCGACGACCTCGAGAAGGTCTTCAAGACCGCCCAGACCAGGGAGATATTCAAGAAGCTCGGCGTCTGGGACGACATCGAGAGGGCCAAGAAGAACACCAAGATAAGGGCAGGTAAGGGTAAGATGCGCGGAAGGCGCTACAAGAAGGCCAAGGGACCGCTCATCGTCGTCGCCAAGAACGAGGGAATCGTCCAGGGAGCCAGGAACCACCCGGGTGTTGACGTCGTCACCGTCGAGAACCTCAGTGCCGAGCTGCTCGCTCCGGGTACCCACCCCGGAAGGCTTACCATCTGGACGAAGGGAGCTATAGAGAGGCTTAGGGAGATTTACGGGTGA
- a CDS encoding 30S ribosomal protein S17, whose product MREIGLKVQPPAEKCDDPHCPWHGHLKIHGRYFEGIVVSDKGKKTVVVERQHYHYLKKYERYELRRSKVHAHNPECIDAKVGDKVLIAETRPISKTKSWVVVAVTKRAGER is encoded by the coding sequence ATGAGAGAGATCGGATTGAAGGTTCAGCCTCCCGCTGAGAAGTGCGACGACCCGCACTGCCCCTGGCACGGGCACCTCAAGATACACGGCAGATACTTCGAGGGAATAGTCGTCAGCGACAAGGGCAAGAAGACCGTCGTCGTCGAGAGGCAGCACTACCACTACCTCAAAAAGTACGAGAGGTATGAGCTCAGGAGGAGCAAGGTTCACGCTCACAACCCGGAGTGCATAGACGCCAAGGTCGGCGACAAGGTTCTCATAGCCGAGACCAGGCCGATAAGCAAGACCAAGAGCTGGGTTGTCGTTGCAGTTACCAAGAGGGCTGGCGAGAGGTGA
- a CDS encoding 50S ribosomal protein L2, translating into MGKSLIQQRRGKGTTTFRAPSHRYRGAVRYVPLNLTKEKTLVGKVVEILHDPGRTAPVARVKFENGMEKLIIAPEGILVGEEIAIGPNAPIKIGNTLPLAMIPEGSYVYDIEGVPGDGGKYVRAGGAYALVVSREKDKVIVQLPSGELKQFKPTCRATIGVVAGGGRLEKPIVKAGKAYYIAKARNRFWPKPRGVKMNAVNHPHGGKEHHIGRPSTVSRRAPPGRKVGHIAARRTGRRK; encoded by the coding sequence ATGGGAAAGAGTTTGATTCAGCAGAGGAGAGGTAAGGGAACCACGACCTTTAGGGCCCCCTCCCACAGGTACAGGGGTGCCGTTAGGTACGTTCCGCTCAACCTTACCAAGGAGAAGACCCTCGTCGGCAAGGTCGTCGAGATACTCCACGACCCGGGAAGGACTGCCCCAGTGGCTCGCGTCAAGTTCGAGAACGGCATGGAGAAGCTCATCATAGCCCCCGAGGGAATCCTCGTCGGCGAGGAGATAGCCATCGGGCCGAACGCCCCGATTAAGATCGGCAACACCCTCCCGCTGGCAATGATACCCGAGGGAAGCTACGTCTACGACATCGAGGGCGTTCCTGGCGACGGTGGAAAGTACGTTAGAGCAGGCGGTGCCTACGCACTCGTCGTCAGCAGGGAGAAGGACAAGGTCATAGTCCAGCTTCCGAGCGGTGAGCTCAAGCAGTTCAAGCCGACCTGCAGGGCCACCATAGGTGTCGTCGCCGGCGGTGGTAGGCTCGAGAAGCCCATAGTCAAGGCTGGTAAGGCCTACTACATCGCCAAGGCAAGGAACAGGTTCTGGCCGAAGCCGAGGGGTGTCAAGATGAACGCCGTCAACCACCCGCACGGTGGTAAGGAGCACCACATCGGCAGGCCGAGCACCGTTTCGAGGCGCGCCCCGCCCGGAAGGAAGGTCGGTCACATAGCCGCGAGAAGAACTGGTAGGAGGAAGTGA
- a CDS encoding 50S ribosomal protein L5, which yields MQINREAILADWEAHPMRKPRIAKVTINIGVGESGERLTKAEKMLEALVGQKPIRRRAKQTNKDFGIRRGEPIAVKVTLRGEKAEEMLKRLLAAVDNKLKASNFDEHGNFCFGIDEHINIPGVEYDPEIGIFGMDVCVTLERPGFRVAKRKRQRKKIPNRHKLTKEEGIVFAMEEFKVTVEGL from the coding sequence ATGCAGATCAACAGAGAGGCTATCCTTGCAGACTGGGAAGCTCACCCGATGAGAAAGCCCAGGATTGCCAAGGTCACAATAAACATCGGAGTTGGCGAGAGCGGTGAGAGGCTCACCAAGGCCGAGAAGATGCTCGAGGCACTCGTCGGCCAGAAGCCGATAAGGAGACGGGCAAAGCAGACCAACAAGGACTTCGGAATCAGGCGCGGAGAGCCGATAGCGGTCAAGGTCACCCTCCGCGGCGAGAAGGCGGAGGAGATGCTCAAGAGACTCCTCGCTGCGGTTGACAACAAGCTCAAGGCGAGCAACTTCGACGAGCACGGCAACTTCTGCTTTGGAATAGACGAGCACATCAACATACCGGGCGTCGAGTACGACCCAGAGATAGGCATCTTCGGTATGGACGTCTGCGTCACCCTCGAGAGGCCCGGCTTCAGGGTCGCCAAGAGGAAGAGGCAGAGGAAGAAGATACCGAACAGGCACAAGCTGACCAAGGAGGAAGGTATCGTCTTCGCTATGGAGGAGTTTAAGGTTACCGTGGAGGGATTGTGA
- the rplX gene encoding 50S ribosomal protein L24, with the protein MKLKTRQPKKQRKFLYNAPLHLRSKIMAATLSPELRNKYGVRSLPIREGDKVRVMRGDFKGKEGKVLEVDLKRYRIHVEGVTQKKVDGTEVFYPVHPSNVMIIDLNLEDEKREKIINRRAG; encoded by the coding sequence ATGAAGTTGAAGACGAGACAGCCCAAGAAGCAGAGGAAGTTCCTCTACAACGCTCCCCTTCACCTTAGGAGCAAGATAATGGCTGCCACCCTGAGCCCGGAGCTCAGGAACAAGTACGGCGTGAGGAGCCTTCCGATCAGGGAGGGCGACAAGGTTCGCGTTATGCGCGGCGACTTCAAGGGCAAGGAAGGCAAGGTCCTTGAGGTTGACCTCAAGAGGTACAGGATACACGTCGAGGGAGTCACCCAGAAGAAGGTCGACGGCACCGAGGTCTTCTACCCGGTTCACCCGTCGAACGTCATGATAATAGACCTCAACCTTGAGGACGAGAAGAGGGAGAAGATAATTAATAGGAGGGCTGGTTGA
- a CDS encoding 30S ribosomal protein S3: MAIERYFIKEGVKEMLIDEYLEKELRRAGYGGIDIKKTPLGTKVVIFAANPGYVIGRGGRRIRELTRTLERKFNLENPQIEVEEIKNPYLNAKVQAVRLAQALERGIHFRRAAYSAIRAIMRNGARGVEIRLSGKLTGERAKSVRFYQGYLAKVGNPAETLVSKGYAQAKLKLGVIGVKVSIMPPDAKLPDEIEVIEKPVEEEVSTNEAE; this comes from the coding sequence TTGGCGATCGAGAGATACTTCATCAAGGAAGGCGTTAAGGAGATGCTCATCGACGAGTACCTTGAGAAAGAGCTCCGCAGAGCGGGCTACGGTGGAATAGACATCAAGAAGACCCCCCTCGGAACCAAGGTCGTCATTTTCGCCGCCAACCCCGGCTACGTCATTGGAAGGGGTGGAAGGCGCATCAGGGAGCTCACCAGAACCCTCGAGAGGAAGTTCAACCTTGAGAACCCGCAGATCGAGGTTGAGGAGATAAAGAACCCCTACCTCAACGCCAAGGTTCAGGCCGTCAGGCTTGCCCAGGCCCTCGAGAGGGGCATCCACTTCAGGAGGGCAGCCTACTCAGCCATCAGGGCCATAATGAGGAACGGCGCCAGGGGCGTTGAGATTCGCCTGAGCGGAAAGCTCACCGGTGAGAGGGCCAAGAGCGTCAGGTTCTACCAGGGCTACCTCGCCAAGGTCGGAAACCCCGCCGAGACCCTCGTCAGCAAGGGCTACGCCCAGGCCAAGCTCAAGCTCGGTGTCATCGGAGTTAAGGTCTCCATCATGCCGCCCGACGCCAAGCTCCCGGACGAGATAGAGGTTATAGAGAAGCCCGTCGAGGAAGAGGTGAGCACCAATGAAGCCGAGTGA
- the yciH gene encoding stress response translation initiation inhibitor YciH, which yields MLFKEVLKEQQRIRVYIEKARYGKLKTIIEGIDEKEFDLEDIAKKLKAKLACGGTVKKGRIELQGDHRERVKKLLGDLGFSEDLIEIE from the coding sequence ATGCTCTTTAAAGAAGTGCTGAAGGAGCAGCAGAGAATTAGAGTCTACATAGAGAAGGCCCGCTACGGAAAGCTTAAAACCATAATCGAGGGCATAGACGAAAAGGAGTTCGACCTCGAAGATATAGCAAAGAAGCTGAAGGCGAAGCTGGCATGCGGCGGAACGGTAAAGAAGGGAAGGATAGAGCTCCAGGGAGACCACAGAGAAAGGGTCAAGAAGTTGCTAGGAGACCTTGGATTTTCAGAGGACCTGATAGAAATCGAGTAA
- a CDS encoding 50S ribosomal protein L14, protein MAKKGAGATRGISPVRPTRALPIGAYLKVADNSGAKVIQIIGVVGYKGTRRRLASAGVGDMVIAAVKKGRPDIRHQVVRAVVVRQRKEYRRLDGMRVKFEDNAAAIVTPEGVPRGTEIRGAIAREAAERWVRLGSIASIVL, encoded by the coding sequence ATGGCGAAGAAGGGTGCAGGTGCTACGAGAGGTATTAGCCCGGTCAGGCCGACTCGCGCTCTTCCGATAGGCGCTTACCTCAAGGTTGCCGACAACAGCGGCGCCAAGGTCATCCAGATAATCGGCGTCGTTGGCTACAAGGGCACCAGGAGGAGGCTCGCCTCAGCCGGTGTCGGCGACATGGTCATCGCCGCCGTCAAGAAGGGAAGGCCGGACATTAGGCACCAGGTGGTTAGGGCCGTTGTCGTCAGGCAGAGGAAGGAGTACAGGCGCCTTGATGGCATGCGCGTCAAGTTCGAGGACAACGCGGCAGCGATAGTCACCCCCGAGGGTGTCCCGAGGGGAACCGAGATCAGGGGTGCCATAGCCAGGGAAGCCGCCGAGCGCTGGGTCAGGCTCGGAAGCATAGCGAGCATAGTGTTGTGA
- the rpmC gene encoding 50S ribosomal protein L29, with amino-acid sequence MKPSEIREMSIEEIEKKLRELRLELAKERGVLTMGASLENPMVIRNIRRDIARLLTIKKEKLREKR; translated from the coding sequence ATGAAGCCGAGTGAGATTAGGGAGATGAGCATCGAGGAGATCGAGAAGAAGCTCAGGGAGCTCCGCCTCGAGCTCGCCAAGGAGAGGGGTGTGCTCACCATGGGGGCCTCGCTTGAGAACCCCATGGTCATCCGGAACATCAGGCGCGACATTGCGCGCCTGCTGACCATAAAGAAGGAGAAGCTTAGGGAGAAAAGGTGA
- a CDS encoding ribonuclease P protein component 1 produces MRRNGKEGKDRAPGRPQRKGQEVARRPWIFRGPDRNRVTAKNIIWSELIGLKAKIIRASHPELVGIEGYVLDETRNTLTIGGERVWVIPKDVVELEFEVGDKRIRINGKELIGRPEMRLKKRWRK; encoded by the coding sequence ATGCGGCGGAACGGTAAAGAAGGGAAGGATAGAGCTCCAGGGAGACCACAGAGAAAGGGTCAAGAAGTTGCTAGGAGACCTTGGATTTTCAGAGGACCTGATAGAAATCGAGTAACGGCAAAGAACATCATCTGGAGCGAGCTCATAGGGCTGAAAGCAAAAATTATAAGGGCATCTCATCCAGAGCTGGTTGGCATCGAGGGCTACGTCCTTGACGAGACGAGGAACACCCTCACCATCGGCGGTGAGAGGGTCTGGGTTATCCCGAAGGACGTGGTGGAGCTCGAGTTTGAAGTTGGCGATAAAAGGATCCGAATCAACGGAAAAGAGCTGATTGGAAGACCCGAGATGAGATTGAAGAAGAGGTGGCGAAAATGA